ACTGAGCAgtcagctgcttcactcctgagtctcctggatgattgtagctcaggtccagctctctcagatgggaggggttggagtccagagctgaggccagagaattacagccttcctctgtgatcagacagcctgacatcctgaagacacacaaaacaacacacatcagctgaAGGTCCTGATGACTCAGTGCATATCTGTTTTTAAgggtttaacatttattatattaatCATCTTAGTTTGAAATAAAtgatgaatcctgacctgagagtttcaaggacacagtgtggactcttcagttcaacAGAAAGtttcttcactcctgaatcctgcaggttgttgttactcaggtccagctctctcagactggaggactgggagctgagaactgaggacagagcttcacagcttctatctgagaggttacagccactcagtctggataaagaataatgagcagaacaagaGAATAATATTTGTCTTagggtcaataacagcacatttagtGCGTCCTgaagaaacttctccacacttacagagctttgttggaggctttgaccactggcagcagcctcagaagagcctcctctgaagcagagtatttcttcaggtcaaacacatccagatctttttctgatgacagtaagatgaagaccagagctgaccactgagcaggagacagtttatctgtggagagacttcctgaactcaggtactgttggatctcctccactagagaacgatcgttcagttcattcagacagtggaacagattgatgcttctctctgcagacagcgtctcactgatcttcttcttgatgtactggactgtttcctgatttgtCTGTgagctacttcctgtctgtgtctgcagacctcgtAGGAGATTCTGATTGGTCTTCAGTGAAAGTCCCAgcaggaagcggaggaacaagtccaggtgtccatttggactctctAAGGCCtggtccacagcactctggaggTACTGTGTCACTGCAACTTCATTTTTTCTTGCTACAGACTCCTGGGTGTTGATaagatgtgtttgtgtaggtTTGTCTCTGAATAGTTTAGACCACCAGGATGTTGATTGCTTTTCTtccagcagattgactccagagttgatgaacgtcagatggacataaagagcagccagaaactcctgaacactcagatggacgaaacagaacaccttgtcctggaacagtcctctttcctctttaaagatctgtgtgaacactcctgagtacactgaggctgctctgatattgATGCCACACtttgtcaggtctgattcatagaagatcaggtttcctttctgcagctgatcaaaagccagttttcccagagactcaatcatcttcctgctctctcgagtccagtgtggatctgtctcagctcctccatcatacttgaccttcttcactttggactgaaccaccaggaagtggatgtacatctcagtcagggtcttgggcagctctcctccctctctggtcttcaacacatcctccagaactgtagcagtgatccagcagaagactgggatgtggcacatgatgtggaggcttcgtgatgtctcgatgtgggagatgattctgctggcctgctcctcatctttgaatctcttcctgaagtactcctccttctgtgggtcagtgaaccctctgacctctgtcaccatgtcaacacacccaggagggatctgattggctgctgcaggtcgtgtggttatccagaggcgagcagagggaagcagtttccccctgatgaggtttgtcagcagcacatccactgaggtggactctctaacatcagtcaggattttagtgttgtggaagttcagaggaagtcgacactcatccagaccgtcaaagatgaacacaacctggaactcttcaaagctgcagatttctttggtttcagtgaagaagtgatgaacaagttccaccaagctgaactttttctctttcagcacattcagctctctgaaagtgaatggaaatgtgaactgtatgtcctggttggctttgtcttcagcccagtccagagtgaacttctgtgttaagactgttttcccgatgccagccactccctttgtcatcactgttctgattggttcgtcTCTTCCAGGTGAAGGTTTACAGacgtcttcttgtctgattgttgtttctggtctgtgtggtttcctggatgctgtttcaatctgtctgacctcatgttctttattgacctctgcagtccctccctctgtgatgtagagctctgtgtagatctgattcagaagggttgggtttcctgctttagcgatcccctcaaaaacacactggaacttcttcttcaggttagatttaagtttacgctgacaaactgcagaatgactttctaaataaacacacaacaaaaaagatcatCAAGTTATTTATAAAGACAATAACACAATTTCCTTCCCCTAAAGTTTGTATATataaacagattcatcatcatcagactttAGTAAATGTCTCATTGATCCaatatgttaaatctttagagaaatcctcttactgctctgcagacagtcagccagctcctcctgcttcattctcctcaggaagtgaagtgtgatcttcagaaatgcctctctgctgctcctcctctgctcttcatcctcaccatccaacacctcctcaaCCTCCCTTTGACTCTCTGGgtagcattctgggtaatctgaactcagaaccttctggatcttcttcagctcgttcttcacgaaagtcacaatgttctcctccagcagctggaacagaatattatgtgaatgacaacatttaacatcatggagccaaacatcagatccatgttggacagattcaccactggtctgtaaagtgcagcgtggagattattgtgaacagactggatgtaaaagtagttgttgttcatgtacagaccataaatatggagtccaggtgtgtctgatgctgctggacagacggacctctgggaacctctgagctctcctggtccactctgtggaggaatcatgaagaatcagtcacattgtgtctgtccactcagagacaaacacaagctgaaggtcctttgagttaaagtgttgatgacatcattgaatcagatggtttcctctgacTCTGTTTAGTCCCTCCAGCTCTTGTGGACCCGTTTAATACTgaggacagcaacacacagctaacacaagctagctggatgctaactgtcCAGTGCAAGGTTCAAGTGCAAGGTTCAAGATGAAGTTCAAGGTTCCAGGTTCAAGATGGCACCGCGTGAGTGGCagcctgttgcagcagctgtcgCTCACTTTTgagctttttcctcttttacaGTTCTTCTTGTACTTTTTAACTAATCCTTTTTTACTTCTCTCTGGAGCTCTCTGTTTGGGCAATATGGAGAACAGAAGTACCAGAAGTATTGAGACCAGACTCGCTTCTCTCGTTCTGGTCTCAATACttcttttttctacattttcagCCGTGTCCGGGGAGCCTGTTCGCACAGGAGGACACGCTACAGACCCGTCCTCCCGTctgtcatctctctataaaagcaaggaatctctgtctgtctgtctgcctgtgtgtgtgtgtgtgtgtgtgtgtgtgtgttcatcaaatatctctgcggatcaggatcagactgacctgagagttacaacatggctgctgcgtgtttcaagggtgtgcgacttcgcatttgtttggactgcaatgacaccgtgaatgaattatttcataaatgctttacaaattcacgagcattgtccaccgagccaccacagtcacgtgcgcaccagagccaatcactgcagagcccaccgcgaccccccaccttaagaaacaagcagatttatacctgcagcggcgcgagctggaccgggattttgccggcggttcggtcccgttctgttctgtgcatctaaactgactgttgtgtattaacgagactaaaagagtccggaccgagtctgttcgggtctgaggagatccggagacgcgcgaacaacaaagtggaatcggaatctgtggatgttcgtgtgtagctagctgctagctgctagccaacCTACACGATCCAACTCCcaaggcgacggaccggacgcaccggcacatCCAAAACCGGACGTGGCGTAAATagtgtccgccacgctttttcgcgaacattgccgtcacgtttgctttgtgtctggtgcaggaagaaacggtaaaaacgggcttttgtcacgaaaagtgtccaagcagcaagtttggttgttgaggaacaggaagttgtgtgagggacaGAGGCGGTGatgcagacagcgacagagagagcgagttttgagagttgagagatttgtgacatttagctgcttggagtgtatagttagtgtgtcatgtagtgtttggtgtggtgtgtttagtgtgcagtggagtcgttttttgtgttgtgagtcagaacaaggaggagaagctgaatgtggagcaggcaggaatgagctgaggagctcattataactaatgcaattggttcattaaactgtttgtgattttcacagcaaaaaataactttttcctactttgattttatgttattttgtgattttaggtccatagtgttaatataatatgtcaaaataaaaaaaaaataactgtacagtcacacatgtgaggttgtgctgaaaataatgacaccaaacaagacaaggtGAATAGTTCTTAAGGTGAAATAATAtgatggtataatcaaaagttatatccctgacgtctcaccttcaaacacaacctcatttggccatccatgaaaaagctactgaacctcccacttttctatagaaatacatgcttcctacgggcaatgcactagtcaTGGGGAATGTAAGATCTCTCCCCAATAAGATGGATGAGCTAACGGCGCTGACCTGGCATCAGAGGGACTACCGCGAGTGCAGCACACTGAGACGTGGCTAACGGAGCTGACACCGGACACGGACGGCTGTGTTTGTTAATGACAGATGGTGTAACTCTTGGCACATCACTGTTAAAGAACAGGTCTGCAGTAAGGACATCGAACTTTTGGCTGTTAGCATGAGGCCGTACTACCTCCCGAGGGAATTCACACAGGTGATTGTACTCGCTGTGTACATCCCCCCTCTGCTAACGCTGATGCAGCTTGTGATGTTCTTCACTCAGTCACAagctcactgcagacacagcacccacaggccctcttcctcttcctcttcctcatctctggGGACTTCAATGATATCTCtctgtaggaacacaagccgttgtctctgcatcgtaaagtggtctcattttggccatgattacctttaacccaaatcaactcctttttccagcatttgggactgaaagcccccatatcctggcctggcaaattcctctcctctccacagagtgggaagatgttgtttttcttgcaataaacagatcaccagagatcttctttgtaatttacaacgactaaagcacatctggtctgttcctcttcctccaaagaagatgaacccctgttcctcaggtcaaacaaggtcaagcctgatagagttttctttggtcacaccaaaaggaagaaggactggtttctaacatagatgtggtgatttaagatgtttttctaatctacgtgtct
This window of the Sparus aurata unplaced genomic scaffold, fSpaAur1.1, whole genome shotgun sequence genome carries:
- the LOC115577964 gene encoding protein NLRC3-like, translated to QLLEENIVTFVKNELKKIQKVLSSDYPECYPESQREVEEVLDGEDEEQRRSSREAFLKITLHFLRRMKQEELADCLQSRNFCQRKLKSNLKKKFQCVFEGIAKAGNPTLLNQIYTELYITEGGTAEVNKEHEVRQIETASRKPHRPETTIRQEDVCKPSPGRDEPIRTVMTKGVAGIGKTVLTQKFTLDWAEDKANQDIQFTFPFTFRELNVLKEKKFSLVELVHHFFTETKEICSFEEFQVVFIFDGLDECRLPLNFHNTKILTDVRESTSVDVLLTNLIRGKLLPSARLWITTRPAAANQIPPGCVDMVTEVRGFTDPQKEEYFRKRFKDEEQASRIISHIETSRSLHIMCHIPVFCWITATVLEDVLKTREGGELPKTLTEMYIHFLVVQSKVKKVKYDGGAETDPHWTRESRKMIESLGKLAFDQLQKGNLIFYESDLTKCGINIRAASVYSGVFTQIFKEERGLFQDKVFCFVHLSVQEFLAALYVHLTDKPTQTHLINTQESVARKNEVAVTQYLQSAVDQALESPNGHLDLFLRFLLGLSLKTNQNLLRGLQTQTGSSSQTNQETVQYIKKKISETLSAERSINLFHCLNELNDRSLVEEIQQYLSSGSLSTDKLSPAQWSALVFILLSSEKDLDVFDLKKYSASEEALLRLLPVVKASNKAL